One part of the Solea solea chromosome 1, fSolSol10.1, whole genome shotgun sequence genome encodes these proteins:
- the pdss1 gene encoding decaprenyl-diphosphate synthase subunit 1: protein MGNTCYFLFTSASSAHERRQVSGSAQTCNLTRSRVRLRGNNMAAPWWRHCRRWTTNCSRASFAENLRHFNGRTIAFSTSSPGRASWISRPGNEGQSPSSMQANLNILNLNRQTSRFPSLQSCCCRTIHSDAKLKDPFTLAQKDMASLYEDIKKELFVSKEELKYLCDYYFDGKGKAIRPMIVVLMARALNIHSNGAGDLLPGQKAIAMISEMIHTASLVHDDVIDGSDKRRGKRTINEVWGEKKAILVGDFILSAASMALARIGNISVVKVLSQVIEDLVRGEFMQLGSKENENERFKHYLEKTFKKTASLIANSCKAVSILVNSDPDVHEIAFQYGKNVGIAFQLVDDVLDFTSGASHLGKPTAADLKLGLATGPVLFACQQFPELHAMIMRRFSSNGDVDRAWQYVLKSDGVQQTNFLAQRYGREAIRHISLLRPSAERDALIQLTEMVLTRDK from the exons ATGGGTAATACAtgctacttcctgtttacatctGCGTCATCAGCCCACGAGCGCCGACAGGTTTCCGGTTCCGCTCAGACTTGTAACTTGACGCGCAGTCGCGTGCGACTGAGGGGTAACAACATGGCCGCTCCGTGGTGGAGGCACTGCCGCAGGTGGACTACAAACTGTTCGAGGGCGAGTTTCGCGGAAAACTTGCGGCATTTTAACGGCAGGACAATAGCTTTCTCGACGTCCTCTCCGGGCCGGGCGTCCTGGATCTCCAGGCCGGGGAACGAG GGACAATCACCATCATCTATGCAGGCAAACCTGAACATTTTAAACCTAAACAG ACAAACATCGCGGTTTCCATCACTCCAGTCATGCTGTTGCAGAACGATACACAGCGACGCAAAGCTCAAAGATCCTTTCACATTAGCCCAAAAAGACATGGCGAGTTTATATGAGGACATCAAAAAG GAGCTGTTTGTGTCTAAAGAGGAGCTGAAGTATTTATGTGATTACTACTTCGATGGCAAAGGCAAAGCAATCCGACCGATGATTGTTGTTCTCATGGCTCGAGCCCTCAACATCCACAGCAACGGAGCAGG AGATTTGCTCCCGGGGCAGAAGGCCATCGCCATGATCTCAGAGATGATTCACACTGCCAGCCTTGTGCACGACGACGTTATCGATGGATCAGATAAGCGTCGAGGGAAGAGAACAATCAATGAAGTGTGGGGTGAAAAAAAG gCAATCCTGGTTGGAGATTTCATCCTCTCTGCCGCATCCATGGCTTTGGCTCGGATTGGAAACATCTCTGTGGTCAAAGTGTTGTCCCAGGTCATAGAAGACCTGGTCCGAG GTGAATTCATGCAGCTAGGCTCTAAAGAGAACGAAAATGAGAGATTCAAACACTACCTCGAGAAAACCTTCAAGAAGACGGCGAGTCTTATTGCAAACAGTTGTAAAGCA GTTTCCATCCTGGTCAACTCTGATCCAGATGTTCACGAAATCGCCTTCCAGTATGGGAAGAACGTGGGCATTGCTTTTCAG CTGGTGGACGATGTGCTGGACTTCACATCAGGAGCCAGTCATTTGGGGAAGCCCACAGCTGCAGATCTCAAACTAGGTTTAGCCACTGGACCAGTTCTGTTTGCTTGTCAACAG tttcctGAGCTTCATGCTATGATCATGAGACGTTTCAGCTCCAATGGAGATGTAGATCGAGCCTGGCAGTACGTCCTCAAG AGCGATGGCGTGCAGCAGACAAACTTCCTGGCGCAGCGCTACGGCCGAGAAGCCATCCGACACATCAGTCTGCTGAGGCCGTCAGCGGAGAGAGACGCCCTCATCCAGCTCACTGAGATGGTGCTAACCAGAGACAAATAA